Proteins encoded in a region of the Flammeovirga yaeyamensis genome:
- a CDS encoding YceI family protein: MKRYFILYIILLFPLKNSYSQTKYKTEVGECNFSASVPAFEPIEAKSDKLIGILDEGTGNIAAVIPIKSFEFPIALMQEHFNENYLDTKKYPKATFKGVIKDFLIKQSGTYQYQGTLSIHGEEQSISGELLILYENNTYNVSSQMTLMPEDYKIKIPKIVYKKIAETVIVQLKLNLAPTS, from the coding sequence ATGAAACGCTACTTTATACTTTATATTATCCTTCTCTTCCCACTAAAAAATTCATACAGTCAGACCAAATACAAAACAGAAGTTGGAGAATGTAATTTCTCTGCTTCTGTTCCTGCGTTTGAGCCTATAGAAGCAAAATCAGATAAACTGATTGGAATACTAGATGAAGGTACTGGAAACATCGCAGCTGTCATTCCCATAAAAAGTTTTGAGTTTCCAATAGCGTTAATGCAAGAGCATTTTAACGAGAATTATCTTGATACCAAAAAATATCCAAAAGCTACTTTTAAGGGGGTCATCAAAGATTTTTTGATCAAACAATCGGGTACTTATCAATATCAAGGTACCTTATCGATACATGGGGAGGAGCAATCTATCTCTGGAGAGCTTCTGATATTGTACGAGAATAATACATACAATGTCTCCTCACAAATGACATTGATGCCAGAAGATTACAAAATCAAAATCCCTAAAATAGTTTATAAAAAAATTGCTGAAACAGTTATTGTTCAGCTCAAGTTAAATTTAGCGCCTACCTCATGA
- a CDS encoding c-type cytochrome yields the protein MKFLSIFTFLLIFIFVACSEGDISPQPTQQAPTNNTTADQNNDQDDQQDNNDDSQDANVVTYSGTVQAILTSNCTSCHGSSNPRAGLSLHTYATARDGAENGAVLSRIRNSNNPMPQGGLMSEANIKAIEDWAEGGFAE from the coding sequence ATGAAATTCTTATCAATATTTACCTTTTTATTAATCTTTATTTTTGTAGCCTGTTCAGAAGGTGATATTTCTCCGCAGCCAACACAACAAGCACCAACAAACAATACAACAGCAGATCAAAACAATGATCAGGACGATCAACAGGATAATAATGATGATAGTCAAGATGCTAATGTCGTTACATATTCAGGAACAGTTCAAGCTATATTAACTTCTAATTGTACAAGTTGCCATGGTAGTTCGAACCCTAGAGCAGGTTTAAGTTTACACACCTACGCCACAGCCAGAGATGGTGCCGAAAATGGGGCAGTACTTTCTAGAATAAGAAATTCAAACAACCCTATGCCTCAAGGTGGTTTAATGTCGGAAGCAAATATTAAAGCTATAGAAGATTGGGCTGAAGGAGGGTTTGCTGAATAA
- a CDS encoding ABC transporter ATP-binding protein produces MQKNNSDILLEVKKLSISFDHEDRGSSSAVKNISFVLRKGETLGIVGESGSGKSVTALSMLQLLNKSSREVDGEILFHSNNHGTVDLLQVPKKTIQDIRGRDIGMIFQDPMSSLNPSITCGNQLIETIIVHEKVNKRVAKQRALETFATCQLGNPKKVFNSYPHQLSGGQKQRVLIAIALICNPSLLIADEPTTALDVTSQKGILDLFNEFKKTRNTATIFISHDLAIVAQMADRIAVMRKGKLVEYGTVYEVFNQPKHSYTKGLLACRPRLDFSLKRLPTLNDFTTDAGGNGRSKARFMSVGQALIVNAVDENKVLEQEKEILDHQPLLQVKNLSVEFPVKKNIWGKVTKSFVAVNNVSFDVKEGETLGLVGRSGCGKTTLGRTILQLIASTNGEVVFDGRELTKMPKKDLNNLRSDIQIIFQNPYTSLNPRLTIGQTLIEPMQVHKIYSDDKTRKKEAIRLLETVGLSANYMNRYPHEFSGGERQRICIARALSTKPKFIICDESVSALDVSVQAIVLNLLQDLKEKFNLTYIFISHDLAVVKFISDRILVMNKGEIVEWGLANEIYKSPKTEITKKLIESIPEANFEQLQKNLISQKLKDQKKSH; encoded by the coding sequence ATGCAAAAAAACAACTCTGATATTCTTCTTGAAGTAAAAAAACTCTCTATTTCTTTTGATCATGAAGATAGAGGCAGTTCTTCTGCAGTTAAAAACATCAGTTTTGTTTTAAGAAAAGGAGAAACTTTAGGAATAGTTGGTGAATCTGGATCGGGTAAATCTGTGACCGCTTTATCCATGCTTCAGCTTTTGAATAAATCAAGTAGAGAAGTTGATGGAGAGATCCTATTTCATAGCAATAATCATGGAACAGTGGATTTACTTCAAGTTCCAAAAAAAACAATACAAGATATTCGTGGTAGAGATATAGGGATGATCTTTCAGGACCCGATGAGTTCCTTAAACCCTTCTATCACTTGTGGTAATCAGTTGATTGAAACGATTATTGTTCATGAAAAAGTAAATAAAAGAGTAGCTAAGCAGCGAGCTTTAGAAACTTTTGCCACTTGTCAATTAGGCAATCCCAAAAAAGTATTTAATTCGTATCCACATCAGTTATCCGGAGGTCAGAAACAAAGGGTACTTATTGCTATTGCGTTAATCTGTAACCCTAGTTTACTTATTGCAGATGAGCCTACTACGGCTTTGGATGTTACCTCTCAAAAAGGCATCTTAGATCTTTTTAATGAGTTTAAGAAAACTCGAAATACAGCTACCATTTTTATTTCTCATGATTTAGCCATTGTAGCTCAAATGGCGGATAGAATCGCAGTCATGCGTAAAGGGAAATTAGTAGAATATGGCACTGTATATGAAGTCTTTAATCAACCAAAACATTCCTATACAAAAGGTTTGTTAGCTTGTAGGCCGAGATTAGACTTCTCGCTAAAGAGGCTACCAACTTTAAACGATTTTACAACAGACGCAGGAGGAAATGGTCGCAGTAAAGCACGTTTCATGTCTGTAGGGCAAGCTTTAATTGTCAATGCAGTTGACGAAAACAAAGTACTTGAACAAGAGAAAGAGATTTTAGATCATCAACCTTTGTTACAGGTGAAAAACTTATCTGTAGAATTCCCTGTGAAGAAAAACATCTGGGGCAAGGTCACAAAATCTTTTGTTGCAGTAAATAACGTAAGCTTTGATGTAAAAGAAGGAGAAACATTAGGGCTTGTAGGTCGATCGGGCTGTGGAAAAACGACACTAGGTAGAACTATATTACAATTAATAGCCTCTACTAATGGAGAAGTAGTTTTTGATGGTCGTGAACTCACAAAAATGCCTAAAAAGGATCTTAATAATTTACGTTCTGATATTCAGATCATATTCCAAAATCCATATACTTCTTTAAATCCTAGGTTAACTATTGGTCAGACACTTATTGAACCTATGCAAGTGCATAAGATTTATTCTGATGATAAAACTAGGAAAAAAGAAGCAATACGTTTACTTGAAACAGTTGGTTTAAGTGCAAATTACATGAACCGTTACCCTCATGAGTTTTCTGGAGGTGAACGTCAGAGAATATGTATAGCACGTGCTTTATCAACTAAGCCTAAGTTTATTATTTGCGATGAGTCAGTGTCTGCGTTAGATGTTTCTGTTCAGGCGATCGTACTAAATTTACTTCAAGATCTTAAAGAGAAATTTAACCTTACTTATATATTTATATCACATGACTTGGCCGTTGTTAAATTTATCTCCGACCGAATTTTAGTGATGAACAAAGGAGAAATCGTGGAATGGGGATTGGCTAATGAAATTTATAAATCTCCAAAAACAGAGATCACCAAGAAATTGATTGAATCCATTCCTGAAGCCAATTTTGAACAACTTCAGAAAAATTTAATCTCACAAAAATTGAAAGACCAAAAAAAATCCCATTAG
- a CDS encoding DUF5777 family beta-barrel protein — MKLLFFLFSSIFICSSVLAQDDLLNEINTDSIDEQFEMPAFKATRIINGESSKLAAKKEFHLVISHRFGSIKDGFTTFFGLDNANTYIGLLYGITDKLNVSLGRETYRKTIVGSLKYKITEQSKDFPLHLVAFAGIYANTQLSDNAYPELTNTDRLSFLYQLQVARRLTDHFSLQLTPKYVRQNLKYSDYDIYNYFILGAGGRYKVSKRVALTAEYDYNFSRPEQNPFKNPLSLGVDLETGGHVFQLLFSNAQANLPPSYLTYATGDWSEGEIYFGFNIVRVF; from the coding sequence ATGAAACTTCTATTCTTCCTATTCTCTTCCATTTTTATATGTTCCTCTGTTTTAGCACAAGATGATCTTCTGAATGAGATTAATACTGATAGTATTGATGAACAATTTGAAATGCCTGCATTTAAGGCGACAAGAATTATCAATGGAGAATCATCTAAACTTGCTGCTAAAAAAGAATTCCATCTGGTTATCTCCCATCGATTTGGTAGTATAAAAGATGGATTTACTACCTTTTTTGGATTAGACAATGCCAATACCTACATCGGGTTATTGTATGGAATTACTGATAAATTAAATGTTTCCTTAGGTAGGGAAACTTATCGAAAAACCATTGTTGGTTCTTTGAAATATAAAATAACTGAGCAAAGCAAAGACTTCCCATTACACCTAGTTGCATTTGCAGGGATTTATGCCAACACACAACTTTCTGATAATGCCTATCCAGAGTTAACCAACACAGATCGGTTAAGCTTTTTATATCAATTACAAGTTGCAAGACGTTTGACAGATCATTTCTCCCTTCAACTGACTCCAAAGTATGTGAGACAAAATTTGAAGTACTCAGATTACGATATCTATAATTATTTTATCCTAGGTGCTGGTGGGCGATATAAAGTCTCGAAAAGAGTCGCTTTAACAGCAGAATATGATTATAATTTTTCTAGACCTGAACAAAACCCATTCAAGAACCCATTGTCTTTAGGTGTTGATCTAGAAACAGGTGGTCACGTATTTCAATTATTATTTTCTAATGCACAAGCCAACCTCCCACCTTCTTATTTAACGTATGCTACAGGCGACTGGAGTGAAGGTGAAATTTATTTTGGATTTAACATTGTTCGCGTTTTTTAA
- a CDS encoding J domain-containing protein — protein sequence MSSYYEILGISRSSSKKEIKAAYKKLAKKYHPDTNKTDSNSSEKFKEIAFAYEYLMNDYQRQMYDQWLKYQEDLKSTTTNYESEDIKWEDKSKFYENFKSNREIQKEDDKRIFKWGSIAVVFMVIGLNVLFYGGKYYQEKVYKEELNNEIKAIENVLKYTEEGHYGKALIEAKQMEKTLHILTHQRDVLYDSLLKEVDIASLYFFQERSFDEVVSLLSEVEEEVGMSMPNELYWRLAVAQFNTKRYHQSTYTFRQMILKNRYDFKAHMGLAEVYSTGLNQPEKAIDVLSGAANLTNDYYVETYGKAYAVVLNETDVPEEHFTIYLLRARLLKTLGRHEEVIRDCKWGARVRPKDHRCFYLLGESFLAIGKYGEACAAFKKASDLGHLPSSNRFNQICMQ from the coding sequence ATGAGTTCATATTATGAAATATTAGGAATATCCAGATCCTCCTCGAAAAAGGAGATCAAAGCAGCCTATAAAAAATTAGCCAAAAAATATCATCCAGACACCAACAAAACCGATTCAAATTCCTCAGAAAAATTTAAAGAAATTGCTTTTGCTTACGAATATTTGATGAATGATTATCAGCGTCAGATGTACGATCAATGGCTTAAATATCAAGAAGACCTTAAAAGTACTACTACCAATTATGAAAGTGAAGACATAAAGTGGGAAGATAAATCGAAGTTTTATGAAAACTTCAAATCGAATCGAGAAATCCAGAAAGAAGATGATAAACGTATTTTTAAGTGGGGATCGATTGCTGTTGTATTTATGGTGATTGGTTTAAATGTGTTGTTCTATGGAGGAAAATATTATCAAGAAAAAGTATACAAAGAAGAATTAAACAACGAAATAAAAGCGATAGAAAATGTACTTAAATATACTGAAGAAGGACATTATGGTAAGGCTTTAATTGAAGCCAAACAGATGGAGAAAACATTGCATATCCTTACACACCAAAGAGATGTGTTATACGATAGTTTATTAAAAGAAGTGGATATTGCTTCCCTTTATTTTTTTCAGGAAAGATCATTTGATGAAGTGGTGAGTCTACTTTCTGAGGTAGAAGAAGAGGTCGGGATGAGCATGCCCAATGAATTATATTGGAGATTGGCAGTGGCACAATTCAATACTAAAAGATATCATCAGTCTACTTATACGTTTAGACAAATGATCTTAAAAAATAGATACGATTTTAAAGCTCACATGGGATTGGCCGAGGTATATTCAACAGGACTTAATCAACCAGAAAAAGCAATTGATGTTTTATCGGGTGCTGCCAATTTAACCAATGATTATTATGTGGAAACGTATGGTAAAGCCTACGCGGTGGTGCTAAATGAAACAGATGTCCCTGAGGAGCATTTTACCATTTATTTACTTCGAGCAAGGTTACTGAAAACTTTGGGCCGACATGAGGAGGTCATCCGAGATTGTAAATGGGGGGCAAGGGTTAGACCCAAAGATCATAGATGTTTTTATTTATTAGGCGAAAGTTTTTTAGCAATTGGAAAATACGGAGAAGCTTGTGCTGCCTTTAAAAAAGCTTCGGATCTTGGTCACCTGCCATCATCAAATCGTTTTAATCAGATTTGTATGCAATAA
- a CDS encoding DUF4625 domain-containing protein → MKIKYTILALAFLGLVACNNDDSSNNPAPTIENYVVENGHDHGDHARLSEEDHAHIVPGEEAVVEADLKGTSLSYAQVDVHWGAGHEHSARVANTDDHVQWTQKYTYWFGISQEEAEAKGAYNYALTAAGDFPNEHHLHVHMDVPTTWTKDGVTGPVEEGDYHFVLFLVDQEGQRTEKALTVEVAAEDHEPHASL, encoded by the coding sequence ATGAAAATCAAATACACTATCCTAGCGTTAGCGTTTTTAGGTCTTGTCGCTTGTAACAATGATGACTCATCGAATAACCCTGCTCCAACAATTGAAAACTATGTAGTTGAAAACGGTCATGATCACGGAGATCACGCACGTTTATCAGAAGAGGATCATGCTCACATCGTACCTGGTGAAGAAGCAGTTGTTGAAGCTGATTTGAAAGGAACTTCATTAAGCTATGCTCAAGTAGACGTACACTGGGGTGCAGGTCACGAACATTCTGCAAGAGTAGCAAATACAGATGATCATGTTCAGTGGACACAAAAATATACTTACTGGTTCGGAATTAGCCAAGAAGAAGCGGAAGCAAAAGGTGCTTATAACTATGCTTTAACAGCGGCAGGTGATTTCCCTAACGAGCATCATTTACACGTACACATGGATGTTCCTACAACATGGACAAAAGATGGTGTTACAGGTCCAGTTGAAGAAGGTGATTACCACTTTGTTCTATTCTTAGTAGATCAAGAAGGTCAAAGAACTGAAAAAGCTTTAACTGTTGAG
- a CDS encoding FUSC family membrane protein — protein sequence MAKFRQYISSIYFSNGLRMTWCIVFPLIIGVYTDHIAEAINLAIGALCVGLSDSPGTWQEKAKGLLGGTFINPIAAVCMAIIMPYTVFAEIYLFFAVFASAIMSIFGNRATMIGNSILVAVSLGVGFGLPLSNIGVMGVFLFIGGLWYTLNSLLLWQIRPYASIEKILGESYILMSQYFETKAQLFTQPNNNSLQNKLFTIQTKIDHQQEEVRTLLLGQRSALQGATPLGRSLILMLRASIDIFEKASATHISYSELHQHLHQTDLLEDLQKTFSKMGLQLNTLGRAIMSRKKVAEMKRHFEELEALQKKFETIRDHQERNIPIDILAEVKNIMRNFNRIDRTISEASTYTDPKNSQNIGFTDGLNLPLFKTTLEKGTFSDHLTIKSIHFRHAIRISIAMVAGMIVAKFFDLDRGYWVWLCISVILKPSFAITKQRMLARIIGTILGIIIALGILNLFNSQLAFILFLIPFGIGTFATLFKDYRTGITLLTPFILLMISLSMPVTHQIAISRVVDTCIGGLIAFLVSSFVFPEFEIRKIKSKLLEAIEADCEYFTEVLQSYTNQRSLDKNTYRLSRKKAQLANANLAVSFQNMLGDPKSNQLDGSNLYSFIAASRMLFAHIATLSANAERLSQKYNFTELRIFEDSIKKQLNNIAKGIKEEEAIIEIDNLSDQLQFFIHKTDELSCLREKELKKGIKDSPLIKELSDYVLITNQLLRVSKNVKFMGNYANQLIYINNTKLS from the coding sequence ATGGCTAAGTTCAGGCAATACATTTCGAGTATTTATTTTTCCAATGGTCTAAGAATGACCTGGTGTATTGTTTTTCCATTAATTATAGGTGTTTACACCGATCATATTGCTGAAGCTATTAATTTAGCCATAGGTGCATTATGTGTAGGCTTATCCGATTCACCGGGTACTTGGCAAGAAAAAGCCAAGGGTCTTTTAGGTGGTACATTCATCAATCCTATTGCCGCAGTCTGTATGGCGATCATCATGCCCTACACTGTTTTCGCTGAGATCTACCTATTCTTTGCTGTGTTTGCATCTGCCATTATGAGTATTTTTGGCAACCGTGCAACCATGATTGGGAATAGTATTCTTGTAGCCGTTAGTTTAGGTGTTGGTTTTGGTTTGCCTTTAAGTAATATAGGTGTGATGGGAGTTTTCCTTTTTATAGGGGGGCTATGGTACACATTAAACTCTCTTTTGTTATGGCAAATTCGACCTTATGCAAGCATAGAGAAAATATTGGGAGAATCGTACATATTAATGTCCCAATACTTCGAAACAAAAGCCCAATTGTTCACTCAACCCAACAACAATTCATTACAAAATAAACTATTCACAATTCAAACTAAGATCGATCATCAACAAGAAGAAGTACGTACTTTATTACTTGGCCAACGTTCGGCATTGCAGGGTGCGACTCCTTTGGGTAGATCACTTATTTTAATGTTGAGGGCGTCAATTGATATTTTCGAGAAAGCCTCTGCTACTCATATCTCCTACTCAGAATTACATCAACATTTACATCAAACTGATCTTTTGGAGGATCTTCAAAAGACATTTTCTAAAATGGGACTCCAACTAAATACCCTAGGTCGTGCCATTATGAGTAGAAAAAAAGTGGCAGAAATGAAACGTCATTTTGAAGAACTGGAGGCACTACAGAAGAAGTTTGAAACTATTCGTGATCATCAGGAAAGAAACATACCGATTGATATTTTAGCAGAAGTGAAGAATATCATGAGGAACTTTAATCGAATAGATCGTACAATTTCTGAAGCTTCTACTTATACCGATCCTAAAAACAGTCAAAATATAGGTTTTACAGACGGATTGAATCTTCCCCTATTTAAAACTACTTTAGAAAAGGGGACATTTTCCGATCACCTCACCATAAAATCCATACATTTTAGACACGCTATCCGTATCAGTATTGCTATGGTAGCAGGAATGATTGTCGCCAAGTTTTTTGATTTAGACCGAGGATATTGGGTTTGGCTTTGTATATCTGTCATTCTCAAACCGTCTTTTGCGATTACAAAACAACGAATGTTAGCTCGAATTATCGGAACTATCCTAGGCATCATCATCGCATTAGGTATATTAAATCTATTTAATTCTCAACTAGCCTTTATCCTATTCCTTATTCCTTTTGGGATCGGAACATTTGCTACCTTATTTAAAGATTATAGAACGGGTATCACCTTACTTACTCCTTTTATCCTTTTGATGATCTCCTTATCCATGCCGGTTACACATCAAATAGCTATTTCTAGAGTAGTAGATACTTGTATCGGAGGGTTAATAGCCTTTTTGGTGAGCAGTTTTGTTTTTCCTGAATTTGAAATCAGAAAAATCAAATCAAAACTATTAGAAGCGATTGAAGCAGATTGCGAATATTTCACAGAAGTATTACAGAGTTACACCAACCAAAGATCACTTGATAAAAACACCTACAGATTATCAAGAAAGAAAGCACAATTGGCCAATGCCAACCTAGCTGTCAGTTTCCAAAACATGTTAGGTGATCCGAAAAGTAATCAATTAGATGGTAGTAATTTGTATTCATTTATTGCTGCAAGTCGAATGTTGTTTGCACACATTGCCACCCTTTCTGCTAATGCAGAACGACTATCTCAGAAATATAATTTTACGGAGTTAAGAATATTCGAAGATAGCATCAAAAAGCAACTGAATAACATTGCAAAAGGAATTAAAGAAGAAGAGGCCATTATTGAAATTGATAATCTATCTGATCAACTTCAATTCTTCATTCATAAAACAGACGAATTGAGTTGCCTTAGAGAAAAAGAACTTAAAAAAGGCATCAAAGACTCTCCTCTTATCAAAGAATTATCTGATTATGTTTTAATTACGAATCAGTTATTGAGGGTTTCTAAGAATGTGAAATTTATGGGCAACTATGCGAATCAACTCATTTACATTAATAACACTAAACTATCATAA
- a CDS encoding phospho-sugar mutase, which translates to MDQVIANKVTEWLEGSYDEATKSEIKRLQAENPQELTESFYKSLEFGTGGLRGIMGVGTNRMNKYTVGMATQGLANYVNQQVDGTPKAVIAHDCRNNSALFANVAANVLAANGFTVYLFDALRPTPELSFAIRHLGCDTGIVITASHNPREYNGFKAYWNDGGQVVPPHDVNIVAEVNKIASVDEVKFTGGEDRIVAINKEVDEPYLEMLEKLSVSPEAIKAQKDLKIVFTSIHGTGITMVPPILERLGFENVHIIEEQKVTDGNFPTVVYPNPEEAEALSMALAKAKEIDADILLGTDPDADRVGIAIKNHKGEWTLLNGNQTAALLFNYVISARKKAGLAKNNDFVCKTIVTTDLIDRFAAANGMPCYNVLTGFKYIAEVIKEKEGKENFIVGGEESYGYLIGDAVRDKDAVAAASMICEMAAYYKNEGKSMFEQLIDIYHEHGYFKEKLISITKKGMSGAEEIAQMMKDLRATPPATINGSKVLEMRDYQSSIATDLSTKEESTIDLPKSNVLQFFLEDGTKISARPSGTEPKIKFYFSVNTSINSVEEFDAADAQLEEKVAKIIEDMKLN; encoded by the coding sequence ATGGATCAAGTAATAGCAAATAAAGTTACAGAATGGCTCGAAGGGTCATACGACGAAGCAACAAAATCTGAAATCAAAAGATTGCAAGCTGAAAACCCTCAAGAATTAACTGAAAGCTTCTACAAATCTTTAGAATTTGGTACTGGCGGACTTAGAGGTATTATGGGTGTAGGTACGAACAGAATGAACAAATATACTGTTGGTATGGCTACTCAAGGTTTAGCAAACTATGTAAATCAACAAGTGGATGGCACTCCAAAAGCGGTTATTGCACACGACTGTAGAAATAACTCTGCTTTATTTGCCAATGTAGCTGCCAATGTTTTAGCAGCTAACGGATTCACAGTATATCTATTCGATGCATTAAGACCAACTCCTGAATTATCTTTCGCTATCCGTCATTTAGGTTGCGATACAGGTATTGTTATTACAGCATCTCACAACCCTCGTGAGTACAATGGCTTTAAAGCATATTGGAACGATGGTGGACAAGTTGTTCCTCCACACGATGTAAACATTGTTGCCGAAGTAAATAAAATTGCATCTGTTGATGAGGTGAAATTTACAGGTGGTGAAGATCGAATTGTGGCAATCAACAAAGAAGTAGATGAGCCATATTTAGAAATGCTTGAGAAATTATCGGTATCTCCTGAAGCAATTAAAGCTCAAAAAGATCTTAAAATTGTCTTTACTTCTATTCATGGTACAGGTATTACAATGGTTCCCCCAATATTAGAGCGTTTAGGTTTCGAAAACGTTCATATTATTGAAGAACAAAAAGTAACTGACGGTAACTTCCCAACAGTAGTTTATCCTAACCCAGAAGAAGCAGAAGCATTAAGCATGGCCTTAGCTAAAGCCAAAGAAATTGATGCTGATATATTATTAGGTACTGACCCGGATGCTGACCGTGTAGGTATTGCCATTAAAAACCATAAAGGTGAGTGGACATTATTAAATGGTAATCAAACGGCTGCATTATTGTTTAACTATGTGATCTCTGCACGTAAGAAAGCAGGTTTGGCTAAGAATAACGATTTTGTTTGTAAAACTATTGTTACTACAGACCTTATCGATCGTTTTGCTGCTGCAAACGGAATGCCTTGTTATAACGTTCTTACTGGATTTAAATATATCGCAGAAGTAATCAAAGAGAAGGAAGGTAAAGAAAACTTTATCGTAGGTGGTGAAGAATCTTACGGTTACCTTATCGGTGATGCTGTTAGAGATAAAGATGCAGTTGCTGCCGCTTCTATGATCTGTGAAATGGCTGCTTACTACAAAAACGAAGGTAAGTCGATGTTCGAACAATTAATTGATATTTACCACGAACATGGTTATTTCAAAGAAAAACTAATTTCTATCACTAAGAAGGGAATGAGTGGTGCTGAGGAAATTGCTCAAATGATGAAAGATCTTAGAGCTACACCTCCTGCAACAATCAACGGTTCGAAAGTGTTAGAAATGAGAGATTACCAATCGTCTATCGCAACAGATTTATCTACTAAAGAAGAATCTACAATTGATTTACCTAAGTCAAATGTACTTCAGTTCTTCTTGGAAGACGGTACTAAAATCTCTGCAAGACCTTCTGGTACTGAGCCGAAGATTAAATTCTATTTCAGCGTAAACACTTCTATTAATTCGGTAGAAGAATTTGATGCTGCTGATGCTCAATTAGAAGAAAAAGTTGCTAAGATTATTGAAGATATGAAGTTGAACTAA
- a CDS encoding PP2C family protein-serine/threonine phosphatase yields MYIISILSLSFLVIALFMVIRKTKLQKQKVEQVKEELDKALLEVNEQNIKITNSLRAAQTIQHAILPPSELLKKVFNSYFTIYRPKDIVSGDFYWYGESQGEDDITYKYFACVDCTGHGVPGALMSMIGKTILQEIVDKGLAKDPAKILEMINTRIISYLRQQENSINDGMDISLIRFTDQEGSVKSIDFAGAKSDIYKIDKQKNTLKRYRGSRKFIGGHQRKDINFSTTNIPINKGDYIFMLTDGLLDQNNIKNDKFGRRYFEDYLRQHSNNPLKDVGDLLEAALDVHQKNVPQRDDITVIGIEMK; encoded by the coding sequence GTGTACATCATCTCTATTCTTAGTCTTAGCTTTTTAGTGATTGCCTTGTTTATGGTTATTCGAAAAACGAAACTTCAAAAGCAAAAAGTCGAACAAGTAAAAGAAGAGTTAGATAAAGCTTTACTTGAAGTCAATGAACAAAATATAAAAATTACGAATAGTTTAAGAGCTGCTCAAACAATTCAGCATGCCATCCTACCTCCTTCCGAATTACTAAAAAAAGTATTTAATAGTTATTTCACCATCTACCGACCTAAAGATATTGTGTCTGGTGATTTTTACTGGTATGGTGAATCCCAAGGAGAAGATGATATTACTTACAAATATTTTGCTTGTGTGGATTGTACAGGACATGGTGTTCCTGGAGCCTTAATGTCAATGATTGGCAAAACGATCCTTCAAGAAATCGTCGATAAAGGATTGGCAAAAGATCCTGCAAAAATCTTAGAAATGATCAATACAAGAATTATCTCCTACTTAAGACAACAAGAAAATAGTATAAACGACGGGATGGATATTTCTTTAATTAGATTTACTGATCAGGAAGGAAGTGTAAAAAGCATTGATTTTGCTGGAGCTAAGAGTGATATCTACAAAATAGATAAGCAGAAAAACACGTTGAAAAGATATAGAGGAAGTAGAAAATTTATTGGTGGGCATCAAAGAAAAGATATCAATTTTTCTACCACAAATATACCTATCAATAAAGGTGATTATATTTTTATGCTTACGGATGGATTACTTGATCAAAACAATATCAAAAATGACAAGTTCGGTCGTCGATATTTCGAAGATTATCTTCGTCAACATAGCAATAATCCTCTAAAAGATGTGGGCGATTTATTAGAAGCAGCACTTGATGTTCATCAGAAAAATGTTCCTCAGAGAGATGACATTACCGTTATCGGTATTGAGATGAAATAA